DNA sequence from the Malus domestica chromosome 11, GDT2T_hap1 genome:
GTGGCTGCTTGATACTGGAGCCAATGCCCATGTCACTCCCGATCTTAAGAATTTGGTTAATCCAAAAGAGTATCACGGTAATGAGAATGTGGGTGGAGTAGGTAATGATTCTGGAATTTCTATTTCTCATCTTGGTTCAAATACTTTACAAACTAAATCTTGCTCATTTGACTTGAAAAATATCCTAAGATGTCCCACTGCTTCCACACATATTATTTCTGCCCACAGATTTACCCTAGACAATCATTGCTATATACTTATTttccctcattttttccttGTCAAGGACCTCCAGACCCGGAAGACGCTTTTCCACGGGAGATGTGAGAATGGCTTATACCCATTTTCAGGTGGCGGTGGACAGTTTAATTACCCTATTTCAGTGTGTGTCGGCGTTCGAGTCTCGGCTCAGAAATGGCATTCCCGCCTTGGTCATCCTGCCTCGTCTATTGTCCAACTTTTAATTTCCAATAAGAAAGTACCAATTCTTGGTGCTTCCAATGTCAAGTTTTGTCAGTCATGCCCCTTAGGCAAGAGTACTAGATTACCTTTCAGTAGCTCGGAGTCTGTTTCCCAATTCCCTTTACAACTTTTGCATTCTGATGTTTGGTGTTCTCCCGTTAATTCAGTTGAAGGTTTTCGCTATTATGTGTTATTTGTGGATGACTATTCTCGGTATTCTTGGGTGTTTccaatgaaaactaaaaatgagGTCTTTGAAATCTTTGTGAAATTTAAAGCACAGGTTGAAAATCGGTTTAACAGTTCTATCAAAACTCTTCAATGTGATGAAGGTGGTGAGTATAAAAGTCATGTCTTTCAAAAATATCTTGCCACTCATGGTATTTCACAGAGATTTTCGTGTCCCAAACACCCTGAACAAAATGGTATTGCCGAAAGAAAACATCGTCACATTATTGAAACTAGTATTGTCATGCTTTCTAATGCATGATTCCAAATAAATACTGGGTAGATGCTTGTTTAACAGCTACTTATTTAATCAATAGATTGCCAAGTCGTGCCTTGTCCCAAAAGTCTCCCTATGAACATTTGTATGCCAAAATTCCAAAGTATGAAACTCTTAAAGTGTTTGGTTGTCAATGTTATCCTTGGTTAGTGCCTTATGCACAAAATAAACTCCAACAAAAGTCCAAACCATGTGTGTTTTTAGGTTACTCACTGAATCATCAAGGGTACAAATGCTTAGACTTGTCCACGAGACGAATATATCTGTCTCGCCATGTCCTATTCGATGAGGACACTTTTCCATTTAAGGAACTCACATCTTCCCTGGGGAGCGTTGGTGACACAGGTAGTATAACTTCCCCTGACTTATTATTTACGTTTCCGCTTTTGTCTCCATCACCACAGGCCACTTTGTTACTCCCTAGTCAGCCTTCCCCGTCCCTCCCCCAACCAACTCACATCACCTCTGATATTCCTCACTCAAATAACCTACTCCCACCTCCTCCTTTACCAACTCCACGTGATACACCAGTCCCAATGCCGTTAGAACCCTCTAGGTCTACCAACCCATCTTCAAATGAGCAAGAGGCGGTACCATTTCCTGAAATGAACCAATCCGTGTCCGTTGATGATCCCGGTACTACTTTCTCCACCCAACAGCCTGTGCAACCCGCAAGAATGACTACTCGTTCATAGTCTGGCATTCAAAAACGTAATCCCAAATACGCCTTGCATGTTCATATTAATCCTTCTCTTGTTGAACCAACCTGTTTTAGTCAGGCCATTAAGCATCAGGAATGGAGGAATGCCATGGTTCAAGAGTTCAATGCATTACAGCGGTGTGGTACCTAGAAGCTTGTTCCGTATCATTCACGAATGAACTTGTTGCCTAACAAATGGGTGTTCAAGCTTAAACAACGTGCAGATGGCTCGGTTGAACGGCATAAGGCGAGACTGGTTGCAAATGGCTTTCATCAAAAGGCTGGCATTGATTATACAGAAACATTTAGTCCCGTGGTGAAGCACAGTACTATAAGGCTTGTTCTTAGTCTTACGGTTTCAAACCGATGGCCCATCAGACAGTTGGATGTACAGAATGCGTTCTTGCATGGTTTTTTGAATGAGGATGTGTATATGCGGCAACCAGCTGGTTTTGTTGATCCGCAGTATCCTAACTATGTTTGCAAATTGCAAATGAGTATCTATGGCTTGAAACAAGCTCCTCGAGCTTGGTTTCATAGGTTCTCGGAGTTTTTACTCCAATTAGGGTTTCAAGCTTCCACTTGTGATTatagtttgtttgtttataatcACAGGGGTGTTTACTTGATCCTTTtgatatatgtggatgatattttGTTGACAGGAAATAGCTCCTAGCAAATGAATAGCTTAATCAAAAAGCTGGGCACTTTGTTTTCCATGAAGGATTTGGGTCCattacattattttcttggaGTTGAAGTCAAATATGTGGATGATAAGATGCATTTGAGTCAAGCTAAGTATGCCTTGGATTTGTTGCAGCGTACCAAATTCGTGGATGCCAAACCAATTTCAACTCCAGTTTCTTGTGGCCAGAAATTGAGTGCTTATGATGGTGAGGCACATGACAGTCCAGACTTATATCGAAGTGTTGTTGGCGCACTACAATATCTTACCATCACCAGACCCGATCTTTCGTACGCTGTGAACCAGGTttgtcagttcatgcactctccaAAGACTACACATTGGACGGCAGTCAAGAGGATCCTTCGTTATGTTAAGGCCACGTACAATCATGGTCTTCTGTACAAACCTGGTGATACACATCTCACGGCATTTTCAAATGCTGATTATGCTGGGAATCCTGACACTCGGCATTCCACTGGCGGTTTCTGCATTTACTTAGGCTCCAATCTTGTGTCCTGGAGTTCTAAGAAACAAAAAACGGTGTCTCGCTCGAGTTCGGAAGCTGAGTATAGGCAGCTGGCTTACACCGCTGCAGAACTATCATGGCTGCGGTCACTTTTTCGTGATTTGCAGCTCCATCTTGTATGTCCAACGATTTGGTGTGACAATATCTCGTCTATTGCCTTAGCTTCGAATCCCGTGTTTCATTCGAGAACGAAGCATTTGGAAGTTGATTATCATTATGTTCGTGAGAAGGTGGTTCGTGGTCAGCTAATGGTGAATTATATTTGTTCCCAAGATCAGACAGCTGATTTGTTCACTAAAGGCTTGTCTACGACGCGTTTCAAACTTCTAGTCTCCAAGCTTCCAGTTGTATCTCCTCCTGTCAGCTTGCGGGGGGATGTTAGACCAAGTCATAGTCCGCGTGTCGTCTCAAGAGTTCGTGATCAAGTTAAACGTTTATCCACCAAGAGTTAGTTTAGGTTAAGACTCTTTCTGATATTCTTTTCCGTGTAAATCCAAGTCTGATCTTTctgttgtattttttattttcaaatatcCTTGTAAATAGGGATTTCAGTTCCCTGATGTAATCTGGAATGTAGTATAAATACATGCAGCCCATCACTGATTGGGTATGCAATTAAAGTGAAACTGTGAGTGTTCGTAAGTTTTtcaataattacatttaaatcctctaagtatttatacgaggtctaaatacgaggccctaaatatggtataaacacaatCCATCTGGCTCTTTTCTTCCATTGCTCCATTGCGACCATTGGAAGTTGATCTCTAACTAAACATACGTCTAGCTTTATGGTTGTTACTACAAATTCCTCACCCAGGGCTTGACTGTGACTTTCCTTTCTGCTGTTTGTGACACTTTTGGTTTACTTTAGGAATGCTTTTCATCCTTTTGAAAAAAGAGGACACAAGCGTTTGCGGATTCTAGCTCAAAGGTAGTGTACTTTTGTATCCATAGTTATGATAAGAGTTCGATGTTGACGTTTTTAGAAATTGTAGGACAGAATCAtgaaaccatttttttttatgttttacttTCATTATTGTATGTTACTTGCCATTTAACTTGTTAACATGTGACCTCCGTTTTCTTTTATATTGCTCTCAATGTGGATTGCGTTATTAATCATTTGGTTTCTTAGTTGCTTGAATGCTGGAAGGTGAAGGAAATTAATTACCATTTAATAAATACTTTTTACTAGTAAATACCGTGCACTGGTCACTAATGATTATAGATACATACTACATAATCTGGTTTTAGTACAGTGGAGGATAGATCAGAGAGAGATCCAAGTAGGGTTGTAGTCTGGTGATGGCTTGGTCAAGCCATGATGGTTCATGCAATGAGAAGAGAAGTTCATACATCGGGTTGAACTGTGTTGGCTCGACTCATATGTGATCTGCGTGTGACAAACACATGGTAAGCCCCCATTGCCAGAAAGACTGCAAATGCTAAACCGCACACAATGCCAGCAACCCCAGCAGCTCCGTATCCTGTACCGCCATTCTGTGATGTAGAGTATTTGCTCTCGTGTGCTTCTGTTGCTTGCACTTGAGCTGCCACATGCAATGGTGAGCAACTGGATGTAACACATGGGTCTTTGGAAATGGGGTTTTGCGACGTTGGATTGAAGAAATCATATTGTGACGGTGAAATTGCCGTTGGGTTTGCTCTGGCAAGGCCGTGGGGGGCTCTCTCATCAGCAAAAGCAACGGAGAGAAGGGTcagagaagagaagaagagaaagatggAAACCCTTGAAGGCATTTTTTCAGACTTGCTAATGAAGTAGTAGTTGTAGTAGTTAGTGTTTTCCTATGATACTTGTGGGTGCTTTAGTGTGGCTTTTATAAGATCCTAGGAGGGAGTGGTGGTTGCTTGGACTAGAATTTTGGTTATGAAAAAGAGGTCCGGGAGGGAACAGAATGATGGTGGTGACATGGTGGTGTACTCTATTGATCTTCCCCATCCCCTAATAAAAATGTCTAAATTCTAGAAATACTTTTCAAGGTCAATTTcgttgcatttttttttagacTAATCTATCCGAGTTCTTGACCTAACTAATCACTAGGTCCTCTGCTTGACCCAACAACACTTGGGGAGCGAGAAACTCTAGCATTTGCTTGGTTGGTACCGTGGGAGAAAATCGAAGCCCATACCACTTGAGAGCAAACCAAGGACTTGACCGCTAGACCAACAACTCTTAGGTTTGTTGCATATTTTATGAAGCATTATACCGTTGAGAAGTTGCATTTAGCATGCCAGTTTGGTTGGATATGTGTGACCTATAGTAGTAGCGGGTATGATTGTCATTTAAATTTGTTGACAACCTTATTACCTTCACTAGTTACTACTGTAGGCTATTGATCTCGTTTTTCCTCCACCTGAGTGCCTTAATTTTACACATGAGTGGGGACGTGGAATATAATTAATCTTCTCCAAACCTTTATATCCTTACTCAATTGATAGGTTTTCACAATCATTTGAACACACTAATTAAATTCATGGTTGTCACATGCAAACCACTTTTCTCACCCCATCTCATTCATTATTTTCTGTTTAGGTTTCCGAAGGCTTCCTTCTATCTTTTAAGAGCATCCCTAATGAGAGAAGCCAAATCTTTCGAAATGAACGGTTTGGATGTTTTGTTGGTAAGTTCTCCAATGGACGAGATGTAAAACACTTATTGGCCGGACAAtgtaagtaaaaataaaaatgtcatTCTTACcatatttgtatcatctctttAATAGAAATGAGACTCACATGTGTTGGTGGGTCTTACTTCTACTAGATGAATGATACAAATAGATGGTAAGTGTAACATTACTCaagtaaaaatataaattcttttttttttcaatttttaggaGTTGTGCCCCGCCATTGAGTAaaacatatatttttatatctcataaatgtaaaatgagatgtatatgtggagagattttttaatgtgcccGGAACATGGTTATTTAGGCCATATGTAATTATATAAgttgagaaaataaaatttctatTGTCGCTTCacttatataatgacatatgaTTTTATATCtcgcacactgaaaaatctctcgcaCATGTGGTTTTATATCTCTGATTTGTATACCTCTATCAAAGATGCTATGAGAAGGGGAGTTGAATACGGAATTTCAagtacaaaaatattttttcttaatCAAGTTTAACGTCTAGTTTAATTATCAttacataaaaaagaaaaagttcatTTGAAGTGTTCTTGTAATACAGTACAAGTGCAATTATACATGCATTGGAAACAAGCGTGGATGTGGTTTTATGAAGGTTTCTTAGATAGAAGTGGATTGTCTGCTCTCCTATTTCCATACTTTTTATATtctcttctgttttgtgtgatcatggttaagttacgtcaacattttataattctattattttttgttttattatttttataaaaaaaatcaatataaaatattaacgtagcTTAACTGTAACCACACAAATAAGAAAGAATGAGAAGAGTATGAAAATAAGAGCGCAGACAATCGACCTCCTTCTTGGATTGGAGGGACAGAAAAGGCGACGTCCGTGTTTATCCATTTCATGATGTGTATAATTGTAATCATAATGGGCAGCCAAGCTTTGTGTGCGTGTCACCGGCCTTGATATTTGACATTATTGCACATGTTTAAACGCATGCCATTGCCAATTTCACTAACCTCAAATAAATATATGTCCTTTCTCCCTCACCCTCGAGAGATTTTTTCAGTATGATCGAAATACGAAGTGAtacaccacatgtcattatacaaataatgagatatgtgtgtttaaaattaataacttaaaaactaaaatttctcacaacttatataaaaacacgtgatataTCATTTACATTCCgatcacaatgaaaattttctccttACCTCCACTCTAACATTACAATCATGACTCATCACACCCTTCAAAGCTTTATgttcaactctctctctctctctctctctctctctctatgacaCAGTGGCACTGAGGCTTCACCTAATGCATACACAAGATCCTTGTTAATTGGTTCAGGGCATCACATGTTTGAGCAATGCACCTTCCAAATCACAAGAGTTTGATTGTATGTGATAAACATCTCATTCTGTTGCCTACTTCAAACAtgtctttgtttttgtgttttgtaagCAAAATACTTAAGATATCACTAGTTTAAATCCTTCCAACATTGGGCATTGAACATCAATAGCA
Encoded proteins:
- the LOC108174533 gene encoding uncharacterized mitochondrial protein AtMg00810-like gives rise to the protein MNSLIKKLGTLFSMKDLGPLHYFLGVEVKYVDDKMHLSQAKYALDLLQRTKFVDAKPISTPVSCGQKLSAYDGEAHDSPDLYRSVVGALQYLTITRPDLSYAVNQVCQFMHSPKTTHWTAVKRILRYVKATYNHGLLYKPGDTHLTAFSNADYAGNPDTRHSTGGFCIYLGSNLVSWSSKKQKTVSRSSSEAEYRQLAYTAAELSWLRSLFRDLQLHLVCPTIWCDNISSIALASNPVFHSRTKHLEVDYHYVREKVVRGQLMVNYICSQDQTADLFTKGLSTTRFKLLVSKLPVVSPPVSLRGDVRPSHSPRVVSRVRDQVKRLSTKS